In Humulus lupulus chromosome 6, drHumLupu1.1, whole genome shotgun sequence, a single genomic region encodes these proteins:
- the LOC133782218 gene encoding glycosyltransferase BC10-like: MKTAQAQAWRLGMTDMQILPGPRHRPPMKRPLWIIVLVSMVSVFLICAYIYPPHSSAACYIFSSRGCKAIISDWLPPAPKREYSDEEIAAHVVIREILNAPPVQSENPKVAFMFLTPNSLPFERLWDRFFQGHEGKFSVYVHASKDKPVHVSRHFIGRDIHSDQVIWGKISMVDAEKRLLASALQDPSNQHFVLLSESCVPLYSFDYIYDYLINTNISFVDAFEDPGPHGNGRYSEHMLPEIEKKDFRKGAQWFTMKRQHAVIVLADNLYYSKFREYCRPGLEGHNCIADEHYLPTFFNLVDAGGIANWSVTHVDWSERKWHPKSYRAQDITNELLKNITSVEVSVHVTSDEKKVVQKWPCLWNGVRRPCYLFARKFMPDALDNLLHHFANYTTI; encoded by the exons ATGAAGACAGCTCAGGCTCAGGCGTGGCGTTTAGGCATGACAGACATGCAGATCTTGCCTGGGCCTCGCCACCGGCCACCTATGAAGAGGCCATTATGGATTATTGTATTGGTTTCAATGGTCAGCGTATTCTTAATATGTGCTTACATCTACCCACCACATAGTAGTGCCGCCTGTTATATATTTTCATCACGAGGTTGTAAGGCTATAATTTCCGATTGGCTCCCACCAGCTCCTAAAAGGGAATATAGTGACGAAGAGATTGCAGCTCATGTTGTAATTAGAGAGATTCTGAATGCACCTCCTGTTCAATCAGAAAATCCTAAAGTAGCATTTATGTTCCTGACCCCCAATTCATTACCTTTTGAGAGGCTGTGGGATAGATTTTTCCAG GGTCATGAAGGAAAATTTTCTGTTTATGTTCATGCGTCCAAGGACAAACCAGTGCATGTGAGCCGCCACTTTATCGGTCGGGACATTCACAGTGATCAG GTTATCTGGGGAAAGATTTCCATGGTTGATGCAGAGAAACGATTATTGGCAAGTGCCCTCCAAGATCCTAGTAACCAGCATTTTGTCTTACTTTCTGAAAG TTGTGTACCTTTGTATAGTTTTGACTACATCTACGACTATCTGATTAATACAAACATCAGCTTTGTTGATgc CTTtgaggatcccggtcctcatggaAATGGCAGGTATTCAGAACACATGTTACCTGAAATTGAGAAGAAAGACTTCCGCAAGGGTGCACAG TGGTTCACAATGAAGCGCCAGCATGCTGTGATAGTACTGGCAGACAATCTTTACTACTCAAAATTTCGGGAGTACTGCAGG CCAGGTTTGGAGGGGCACAATTGTATTGCTGATGAACATTACTTGCCAACCTTTTTCAAC TTGGTTGATGCGGGTGGCATTGCCAATTGGTCAGTAACTCATGTTGATTGGTCTGAGAGAAAATGGCACCCAAAGTCTTACAGGGCTCAGGATATTACCAATGAGCTTCTAAAGAATATAACG TCGGTCGAAGTGAGTGTGCATGTTACTAGTGATGAAAAG AAGGTAGTGCAGAAATGGCCTTGCTTATGGAATGGTGTGCGACGGCCGTGTTACCTATTTGCACGGAAGTTCATGCCAGATGCTCTAGATAACTTATTGCACCATTTTGCCAATTATACAACGATTTGA